The Anas platyrhynchos isolate ZD024472 breed Pekin duck chromosome Z, IASCAAS_PekinDuck_T2T, whole genome shotgun sequence genome includes a window with the following:
- the FAM169A gene encoding soluble lamin-associated protein of 75 kDa isoform X4, which yields MNISKLQMMAFPVDMLNTYSHEELERSAVRYLSDLRYGDPHCPEFLALPDHSKIPISLSTVGFVPLYGEEQTHKVLALFAPEDSLTAVALYLADCWWSIDDILRTSVPSREGLQQVKSVGERVVLYVLNRIIYRKKEMERNEVPFLCHGSNDYAKILWRKGEAIGFYSVKPKGSVSRSFASMCYQLPVLDTAFVRKKHRGKDLGLMMLEDYVDSFTEDALGLRYPLSTFMCTACKQYFEKYPGDHDLLYEAEGVGLWFQRTSIATVLKREELRTKEASAKERVSVQTEDQIASNAADSEASEQMTELEPQLTIDSQKGRESLNVLANTSEDPGVALISIRTRSSRLKHPRTGKNSQDSGPETSQGDEESAHYVSHRRLEVRANLFEHFEALSEEPEENVDESNEETITENEDQSVSEIELHISPSEKVSEKEETPSESLNGEVAENTGKTSLMAEEETANEALGGESKLQSESQGEEPVTLLVPFILESPAKPSEDTVSDKAVNANDSEALTEESTSVEKEGLEEDQQESEKKKSSTENAVASATKEEPSDNGLPNNVITEAAGESVSENVSPKTASSVEDQNEEAGHNSQDAPDTLGQSSLIVVELEGVSFQQSSGQEGQKNQLEEHLEESADQYTQTAAERAADSSSEEAEIEVPIVDRRNLRRKAKGYKGPPKKKGKPA from the exons ATGAACATCAGTAAACTTCAG ATGATGGCGTTCCCAGTGGATATGTTGAACACCTACAGTCATGAGGAGTTGGAGAGATCTGCAGTGCGCTACTTGTCTGACCTGCGGTATGGGGATCCACATTGTCCAGAATTCTTGGCCCTGCCAGACCACAGCAAA ATTCCTATTAGCTTGTCAACTGTAGGCTTCGTTCCTCTTTATGGTGAAGAGCAGACACACAAAgttcttgctttgtttgcacCAGAGGACTCGCTCACAG CTGTAGCTCTGTATCTTGCTGACTGCTGGTGGTCAATTGATGACATCTTGAGAACATCTGTCCCTTCTAGAGAAGGGCTTCAGCAG GTGAAATCTGTGGGGGAGAGAGTGGTTCTGTATGTTCTTAATCGAATTATTTATCgcaagaaagaaatggagagaaATGAGGTCCCATTTCTTTGTCACGGCAGCAATGACTATGCTAAGATCCtgtggagaaaaggagaagctATTGGATTCTATTCTGTTAAACCTAAAG GAAGTGTTTCTAGGTCTTTTGCTAGTATGTGTTACCAGCTTCCAGTGCTAGACACGGCATTTGTGAGAAAGAAGCATCGTGGGAAAGACTTAGGGCTAATGATGTTAGAAGACTATGTGGATTCCTTTACTGAAGACGCTCTTGGCCTACGGTACCCACTGTCAACCTTCATGTGCACAG CTTGTAAGCAGTATTTTGAGAAGTACCCTGGGGATCATGACCTTTTGTATGAAGCAGAAGGAGTTGGATTGTGGTTCCAGAGAACATCCATTGCCACTGTATTGAAAAGGGAAGAGCTCAGAACTAAAG AAGCCTCTGCGAAAGAAAGAGTGAGTGTCCAGACAGAGGATCAGATTGCCAGTAATGCAGCAGACTCTGAAGCAAGTGAACAGATGACTGAACTAGAACCACAACTAACT attGACTCTCAAAAAGGCAGAGAATCATTAAATGTCCTTGCGAACACATCTGAAG accCTGGTGTTGCACTCATTTCTATTCGGACACGAAGCAGTCGTTTAAAACATCCcaggacaggaaaaaatagcCAGGATTCTGGACCTGAAACTTCCCAAGGAGATGAGGAAAGTGCTCATTATGTGTCACACCGCAG GCTAGAAGTTCGTGCCAACCTATTTGAACACTTTGAAGCCCTTTCAGAAGAACCTGAAGAGAATGTTGACGAAAGCAATGAGGAAACGATCACTGAAAACGAGGACCAGTCTGTATCAGAAATTGAGTTACATATATCGCCATCTGAGAAAGTGAGTGAGAAGGAG gAAACTCCATCTGAATCTCTTAATGGTGAAGTAGCAGAAAACACTGGGAAGACCTCACTTATGGCCGAAGAGGAAACAGCAAATGAAGCTCTAGGTGGTGAATCGAAATTGCAGTCTGAGAGTCAAGGAGAAGAACCTGTAACACTGCTCGTTCCATTTATCCTTGAATCTCCAGCAAAACCTTCAGAAGATACTGTATCAGATAAG GCTGTAAATGCAAATGATTCAGAAGCACTAACTGAAGAAAGTACATCAGTAGAGAAGGAGGGTTTAGAGGAAGACCAACAAgaatctgagaagaaaaagtCATCCACTGAAAATGCAGTTGCTTCAGCAACAAAGGAAGAACCCTCAGACAATGGCCTACCAAACAATGTGATAACTGAAGCAGCAGGAGaatctgtttctgaaaatgtgtCACCCAAAACAGCTTCCTCAGTGGAAGATCAAAATGAGGAAGCAGGGCACAACTCACAGGATGCCCCTGATACCTTAGGTCAAAGCTCTTTGATAGTGGTGGAACTGGAGGGTGTTTCTTTTCAGCAGTCTTCTGGACAAGAAGGACAGAAGAACCAGTTGGAAGAGCACTTGGAAGAGTCTGCTGATCAGTACACACAGACAGCAGCAGAACGGGCTGCTGACAGTAGCTCTGAGGAAGCAGAAATTGAGGTACCCATTGTGGATCGGAGAAATTTGCGAAGAAAGGCCAAAGGTTACAAAGGTCCTCccaagaaaaaaggaaagccagcttaa
- the FAM169A gene encoding soluble lamin-associated protein of 75 kDa isoform X3, producing MRNWKSLWRGDAVQLWFYVYVQEEGTLPFSMMAFPVDMLNTYSHEELERSAVRYLSDLRYGDPHCPEFLALPDHSKIPISLSTVGFVPLYGEEQTHKVLALFAPEDSLTAVALYLADCWWSIDDILRTSVPSREGLQQVKSVGERVVLYVLNRIIYRKKEMERNEVPFLCHGSNDYAKILWRKGEAIGFYSVKPKGSVSRSFASMCYQLPVLDTAFVRKKHRGKDLGLMMLEDYVDSFTEDALGLRYPLSTFMCTACKQYFEKYPGDHDLLYEAEGVGLWFQRTSIATVLKREELRTKEASAKERVSVQTEDQIASNAADSEASEQMTELEPQLTIDSQKGRESLNVLANTSEDPGVALISIRTRSSRLKHPRTGKNSQDSGPETSQGDEESAHYVSHRRLEVRANLFEHFEALSEEPEENVDESNEETITENEDQSVSEIELHISPSEKVSEKEETPSESLNGEVAENTGKTSLMAEEETANEALGGESKLQSESQGEEPVTLLVPFILESPAKPSEDTVSDKAVNANDSEALTEESTSVEKEGLEEDQQESEKKKSSTENAVASATKEEPSDNGLPNNVITEAAGESVSENVSPKTASSVEDQNEEAGHNSQDAPDTLGQSSLIVVELEGVSFQQSSGQEGQKNQLEEHLEESADQYTQTAAERAADSSSEEAEIEVPIVDRRNLRRKAKGYKGPPKKKGKPA from the exons ATGATGGCGTTCCCAGTGGATATGTTGAACACCTACAGTCATGAGGAGTTGGAGAGATCTGCAGTGCGCTACTTGTCTGACCTGCGGTATGGGGATCCACATTGTCCAGAATTCTTGGCCCTGCCAGACCACAGCAAA ATTCCTATTAGCTTGTCAACTGTAGGCTTCGTTCCTCTTTATGGTGAAGAGCAGACACACAAAgttcttgctttgtttgcacCAGAGGACTCGCTCACAG CTGTAGCTCTGTATCTTGCTGACTGCTGGTGGTCAATTGATGACATCTTGAGAACATCTGTCCCTTCTAGAGAAGGGCTTCAGCAG GTGAAATCTGTGGGGGAGAGAGTGGTTCTGTATGTTCTTAATCGAATTATTTATCgcaagaaagaaatggagagaaATGAGGTCCCATTTCTTTGTCACGGCAGCAATGACTATGCTAAGATCCtgtggagaaaaggagaagctATTGGATTCTATTCTGTTAAACCTAAAG GAAGTGTTTCTAGGTCTTTTGCTAGTATGTGTTACCAGCTTCCAGTGCTAGACACGGCATTTGTGAGAAAGAAGCATCGTGGGAAAGACTTAGGGCTAATGATGTTAGAAGACTATGTGGATTCCTTTACTGAAGACGCTCTTGGCCTACGGTACCCACTGTCAACCTTCATGTGCACAG CTTGTAAGCAGTATTTTGAGAAGTACCCTGGGGATCATGACCTTTTGTATGAAGCAGAAGGAGTTGGATTGTGGTTCCAGAGAACATCCATTGCCACTGTATTGAAAAGGGAAGAGCTCAGAACTAAAG AAGCCTCTGCGAAAGAAAGAGTGAGTGTCCAGACAGAGGATCAGATTGCCAGTAATGCAGCAGACTCTGAAGCAAGTGAACAGATGACTGAACTAGAACCACAACTAACT attGACTCTCAAAAAGGCAGAGAATCATTAAATGTCCTTGCGAACACATCTGAAG accCTGGTGTTGCACTCATTTCTATTCGGACACGAAGCAGTCGTTTAAAACATCCcaggacaggaaaaaatagcCAGGATTCTGGACCTGAAACTTCCCAAGGAGATGAGGAAAGTGCTCATTATGTGTCACACCGCAG GCTAGAAGTTCGTGCCAACCTATTTGAACACTTTGAAGCCCTTTCAGAAGAACCTGAAGAGAATGTTGACGAAAGCAATGAGGAAACGATCACTGAAAACGAGGACCAGTCTGTATCAGAAATTGAGTTACATATATCGCCATCTGAGAAAGTGAGTGAGAAGGAG gAAACTCCATCTGAATCTCTTAATGGTGAAGTAGCAGAAAACACTGGGAAGACCTCACTTATGGCCGAAGAGGAAACAGCAAATGAAGCTCTAGGTGGTGAATCGAAATTGCAGTCTGAGAGTCAAGGAGAAGAACCTGTAACACTGCTCGTTCCATTTATCCTTGAATCTCCAGCAAAACCTTCAGAAGATACTGTATCAGATAAG GCTGTAAATGCAAATGATTCAGAAGCACTAACTGAAGAAAGTACATCAGTAGAGAAGGAGGGTTTAGAGGAAGACCAACAAgaatctgagaagaaaaagtCATCCACTGAAAATGCAGTTGCTTCAGCAACAAAGGAAGAACCCTCAGACAATGGCCTACCAAACAATGTGATAACTGAAGCAGCAGGAGaatctgtttctgaaaatgtgtCACCCAAAACAGCTTCCTCAGTGGAAGATCAAAATGAGGAAGCAGGGCACAACTCACAGGATGCCCCTGATACCTTAGGTCAAAGCTCTTTGATAGTGGTGGAACTGGAGGGTGTTTCTTTTCAGCAGTCTTCTGGACAAGAAGGACAGAAGAACCAGTTGGAAGAGCACTTGGAAGAGTCTGCTGATCAGTACACACAGACAGCAGCAGAACGGGCTGCTGACAGTAGCTCTGAGGAAGCAGAAATTGAGGTACCCATTGTGGATCGGAGAAATTTGCGAAGAAAGGCCAAAGGTTACAAAGGTCCTCccaagaaaaaaggaaagccagcttaa
- the FAM169A gene encoding soluble lamin-associated protein of 75 kDa isoform X1 codes for MMAFPVDMLNTYSHEELERSAVRYLSDLRYGDPHCPEFLALPDHSKIPISLSTVGFVPLYGEEQTHKVLALFAPEDSLTAVALYLADCWWSIDDILRTSVPSREGLQQVKSVGERVVLYVLNRIIYRKKEMERNEVPFLCHGSNDYAKILWRKGEAIGFYSVKPKGSVSRSFASMCYQLPVLDTAFVRKKHRGKDLGLMMLEDYVDSFTEDALGLRYPLSTFMCTACKQYFEKYPGDHDLLYEAEGVGLWFQRTSIATVLKREELRTKEASAKERVSVQTEDQIASNAADSEASEQMTELEPQLTIDSQKGRESLNVLANTSEDPGVALISIRTRSSRLKHPRTGKNSQDSGPETSQGDEESAHYVSHRRLEVRANLFEHFEALSEEPEENVDESNEETITENEDQSVSEIELHISPSEKVSEKEETPSESLNGEVAENTGKTSLMAEEETANEALGGESKLQSESQGEEPVTLLVPFILESPAKPSEDTVSDKAVNANDSEALTEESTSVEKEGLEEDQQESEKKKSSTENAVASATKEEPSDNGLPNNVITEAAGESVSENVSPKTASSVEDQNEEAGHNSQDAPDTLGQSSLIVVELEGVSFQQSSGQEGQKNQLEEHLEESADQYTQTAAERAADSSSEEAEIEVPIVDRRNLRRKAKGYKGPPKKKGKPA; via the exons ATGATGGCGTTCCCAGTGGATATGTTGAACACCTACAGTCATGAGGAGTTGGAGAGATCTGCAGTGCGCTACTTGTCTGACCTGCGGTATGGGGATCCACATTGTCCAGAATTCTTGGCCCTGCCAGACCACAGCAAA ATTCCTATTAGCTTGTCAACTGTAGGCTTCGTTCCTCTTTATGGTGAAGAGCAGACACACAAAgttcttgctttgtttgcacCAGAGGACTCGCTCACAG CTGTAGCTCTGTATCTTGCTGACTGCTGGTGGTCAATTGATGACATCTTGAGAACATCTGTCCCTTCTAGAGAAGGGCTTCAGCAG GTGAAATCTGTGGGGGAGAGAGTGGTTCTGTATGTTCTTAATCGAATTATTTATCgcaagaaagaaatggagagaaATGAGGTCCCATTTCTTTGTCACGGCAGCAATGACTATGCTAAGATCCtgtggagaaaaggagaagctATTGGATTCTATTCTGTTAAACCTAAAG GAAGTGTTTCTAGGTCTTTTGCTAGTATGTGTTACCAGCTTCCAGTGCTAGACACGGCATTTGTGAGAAAGAAGCATCGTGGGAAAGACTTAGGGCTAATGATGTTAGAAGACTATGTGGATTCCTTTACTGAAGACGCTCTTGGCCTACGGTACCCACTGTCAACCTTCATGTGCACAG CTTGTAAGCAGTATTTTGAGAAGTACCCTGGGGATCATGACCTTTTGTATGAAGCAGAAGGAGTTGGATTGTGGTTCCAGAGAACATCCATTGCCACTGTATTGAAAAGGGAAGAGCTCAGAACTAAAG AAGCCTCTGCGAAAGAAAGAGTGAGTGTCCAGACAGAGGATCAGATTGCCAGTAATGCAGCAGACTCTGAAGCAAGTGAACAGATGACTGAACTAGAACCACAACTAACT attGACTCTCAAAAAGGCAGAGAATCATTAAATGTCCTTGCGAACACATCTGAAG accCTGGTGTTGCACTCATTTCTATTCGGACACGAAGCAGTCGTTTAAAACATCCcaggacaggaaaaaatagcCAGGATTCTGGACCTGAAACTTCCCAAGGAGATGAGGAAAGTGCTCATTATGTGTCACACCGCAG GCTAGAAGTTCGTGCCAACCTATTTGAACACTTTGAAGCCCTTTCAGAAGAACCTGAAGAGAATGTTGACGAAAGCAATGAGGAAACGATCACTGAAAACGAGGACCAGTCTGTATCAGAAATTGAGTTACATATATCGCCATCTGAGAAAGTGAGTGAGAAGGAG gAAACTCCATCTGAATCTCTTAATGGTGAAGTAGCAGAAAACACTGGGAAGACCTCACTTATGGCCGAAGAGGAAACAGCAAATGAAGCTCTAGGTGGTGAATCGAAATTGCAGTCTGAGAGTCAAGGAGAAGAACCTGTAACACTGCTCGTTCCATTTATCCTTGAATCTCCAGCAAAACCTTCAGAAGATACTGTATCAGATAAG GCTGTAAATGCAAATGATTCAGAAGCACTAACTGAAGAAAGTACATCAGTAGAGAAGGAGGGTTTAGAGGAAGACCAACAAgaatctgagaagaaaaagtCATCCACTGAAAATGCAGTTGCTTCAGCAACAAAGGAAGAACCCTCAGACAATGGCCTACCAAACAATGTGATAACTGAAGCAGCAGGAGaatctgtttctgaaaatgtgtCACCCAAAACAGCTTCCTCAGTGGAAGATCAAAATGAGGAAGCAGGGCACAACTCACAGGATGCCCCTGATACCTTAGGTCAAAGCTCTTTGATAGTGGTGGAACTGGAGGGTGTTTCTTTTCAGCAGTCTTCTGGACAAGAAGGACAGAAGAACCAGTTGGAAGAGCACTTGGAAGAGTCTGCTGATCAGTACACACAGACAGCAGCAGAACGGGCTGCTGACAGTAGCTCTGAGGAAGCAGAAATTGAGGTACCCATTGTGGATCGGAGAAATTTGCGAAGAAAGGCCAAAGGTTACAAAGGTCCTCccaagaaaaaaggaaagccagcttaa
- the FAM169A gene encoding soluble lamin-associated protein of 75 kDa isoform X2: protein MMAFPVDMLNTYSHEELERSAVRYLSDLRYGDPHCPEFLALPDHSKIPISLSTVGFVPLYGEEQTHKVLALFAPEDSLTAVALYLADCWWSIDDILRTSVPSREGLQQVKSVGERVVLYVLNRIIYRKKEMERNEVPFLCHGSNDYAKILWRKGEAIGFYSVKPKGSVSRSFASMCYQLPVLDTAFVRKKHRGKDLGLMMLEDYVDSFTEDALGLRYPLSTFMCTACKQYFEKYPGDHDLLYEAEGVGLWFQRTSIATVLKREELRTKEASAKERVSVQTEDQIASNAADSEASEQMTELEPQLTIDSQKGRESLNVLANTSEDPGVALISIRTRSSRLKHPRTGKNSQDSGPETSQGDEESAHYVSHRRLEVRANLFEHFEALSEEPEENVDESNEETITENEDQSVSEIELHISPSEKETPSESLNGEVAENTGKTSLMAEEETANEALGGESKLQSESQGEEPVTLLVPFILESPAKPSEDTVSDKAVNANDSEALTEESTSVEKEGLEEDQQESEKKKSSTENAVASATKEEPSDNGLPNNVITEAAGESVSENVSPKTASSVEDQNEEAGHNSQDAPDTLGQSSLIVVELEGVSFQQSSGQEGQKNQLEEHLEESADQYTQTAAERAADSSSEEAEIEVPIVDRRNLRRKAKGYKGPPKKKGKPA from the exons ATGATGGCGTTCCCAGTGGATATGTTGAACACCTACAGTCATGAGGAGTTGGAGAGATCTGCAGTGCGCTACTTGTCTGACCTGCGGTATGGGGATCCACATTGTCCAGAATTCTTGGCCCTGCCAGACCACAGCAAA ATTCCTATTAGCTTGTCAACTGTAGGCTTCGTTCCTCTTTATGGTGAAGAGCAGACACACAAAgttcttgctttgtttgcacCAGAGGACTCGCTCACAG CTGTAGCTCTGTATCTTGCTGACTGCTGGTGGTCAATTGATGACATCTTGAGAACATCTGTCCCTTCTAGAGAAGGGCTTCAGCAG GTGAAATCTGTGGGGGAGAGAGTGGTTCTGTATGTTCTTAATCGAATTATTTATCgcaagaaagaaatggagagaaATGAGGTCCCATTTCTTTGTCACGGCAGCAATGACTATGCTAAGATCCtgtggagaaaaggagaagctATTGGATTCTATTCTGTTAAACCTAAAG GAAGTGTTTCTAGGTCTTTTGCTAGTATGTGTTACCAGCTTCCAGTGCTAGACACGGCATTTGTGAGAAAGAAGCATCGTGGGAAAGACTTAGGGCTAATGATGTTAGAAGACTATGTGGATTCCTTTACTGAAGACGCTCTTGGCCTACGGTACCCACTGTCAACCTTCATGTGCACAG CTTGTAAGCAGTATTTTGAGAAGTACCCTGGGGATCATGACCTTTTGTATGAAGCAGAAGGAGTTGGATTGTGGTTCCAGAGAACATCCATTGCCACTGTATTGAAAAGGGAAGAGCTCAGAACTAAAG AAGCCTCTGCGAAAGAAAGAGTGAGTGTCCAGACAGAGGATCAGATTGCCAGTAATGCAGCAGACTCTGAAGCAAGTGAACAGATGACTGAACTAGAACCACAACTAACT attGACTCTCAAAAAGGCAGAGAATCATTAAATGTCCTTGCGAACACATCTGAAG accCTGGTGTTGCACTCATTTCTATTCGGACACGAAGCAGTCGTTTAAAACATCCcaggacaggaaaaaatagcCAGGATTCTGGACCTGAAACTTCCCAAGGAGATGAGGAAAGTGCTCATTATGTGTCACACCGCAG GCTAGAAGTTCGTGCCAACCTATTTGAACACTTTGAAGCCCTTTCAGAAGAACCTGAAGAGAATGTTGACGAAAGCAATGAGGAAACGATCACTGAAAACGAGGACCAGTCTGTATCAGAAATTGAGTTACATATATCGCCATCTGAGAAA gAAACTCCATCTGAATCTCTTAATGGTGAAGTAGCAGAAAACACTGGGAAGACCTCACTTATGGCCGAAGAGGAAACAGCAAATGAAGCTCTAGGTGGTGAATCGAAATTGCAGTCTGAGAGTCAAGGAGAAGAACCTGTAACACTGCTCGTTCCATTTATCCTTGAATCTCCAGCAAAACCTTCAGAAGATACTGTATCAGATAAG GCTGTAAATGCAAATGATTCAGAAGCACTAACTGAAGAAAGTACATCAGTAGAGAAGGAGGGTTTAGAGGAAGACCAACAAgaatctgagaagaaaaagtCATCCACTGAAAATGCAGTTGCTTCAGCAACAAAGGAAGAACCCTCAGACAATGGCCTACCAAACAATGTGATAACTGAAGCAGCAGGAGaatctgtttctgaaaatgtgtCACCCAAAACAGCTTCCTCAGTGGAAGATCAAAATGAGGAAGCAGGGCACAACTCACAGGATGCCCCTGATACCTTAGGTCAAAGCTCTTTGATAGTGGTGGAACTGGAGGGTGTTTCTTTTCAGCAGTCTTCTGGACAAGAAGGACAGAAGAACCAGTTGGAAGAGCACTTGGAAGAGTCTGCTGATCAGTACACACAGACAGCAGCAGAACGGGCTGCTGACAGTAGCTCTGAGGAAGCAGAAATTGAGGTACCCATTGTGGATCGGAGAAATTTGCGAAGAAAGGCCAAAGGTTACAAAGGTCCTCccaagaaaaaaggaaagccagcttaa
- the FAM169A gene encoding soluble lamin-associated protein of 75 kDa isoform X5, with protein MAQMMAFPVDMLNTYSHEELERSAVRYLSDLRYGDPHCPEFLALPDHSKIPISLSTVGFVPLYGEEQTHKVLALFAPEDSLTAVALYLADCWWSIDDILRTSVPSREGLQQVKSVGERVVLYVLNRIIYRKKEMERNEVPFLCHGSNDYAKILWRKGEAIGFYSVKPKGSVSRSFASMCYQLPVLDTAFVRKKHRGKDLGLMMLEDYVDSFTEDALGLRYPLSTFMCTACKQYFEKYPGDHDLLYEAEGVGLWFQRTSIATVLKREELRTKEASAKERVSVQTEDQIASNAADSEASEQMTELEPQLTIDSQKGRESLNVLANTSEDPGVALISIRTRSSRLKHPRTGKNSQDSGPETSQGDEESAHYVSHRRLEVRANLFEHFEALSEEPEENVDESNEETITENEDQSVSEIELHISPSEKVSEKEETPSESLNGEVAENTGKTSLMAEEETANEALGGESKLQSESQGEEPVTLLVPFILESPAKPSEDTVSDKAVNANDSEALTEESTSVEKEGLEEDQQESEKKKSSTENAVASATKEEPSDNGLPNNVITEAAGESVSENVSPKTASSVEDQNEEAGHNSQDAPDTLGQSSLIVVELEGVSFQQSSGQEGQKNQLEEHLEESADQYTQTAAERAADSSSEEAEIEVPIVDRRNLRRKAKGYKGPPKKKGKPA; from the exons ATGATGGCGTTCCCAGTGGATATGTTGAACACCTACAGTCATGAGGAGTTGGAGAGATCTGCAGTGCGCTACTTGTCTGACCTGCGGTATGGGGATCCACATTGTCCAGAATTCTTGGCCCTGCCAGACCACAGCAAA ATTCCTATTAGCTTGTCAACTGTAGGCTTCGTTCCTCTTTATGGTGAAGAGCAGACACACAAAgttcttgctttgtttgcacCAGAGGACTCGCTCACAG CTGTAGCTCTGTATCTTGCTGACTGCTGGTGGTCAATTGATGACATCTTGAGAACATCTGTCCCTTCTAGAGAAGGGCTTCAGCAG GTGAAATCTGTGGGGGAGAGAGTGGTTCTGTATGTTCTTAATCGAATTATTTATCgcaagaaagaaatggagagaaATGAGGTCCCATTTCTTTGTCACGGCAGCAATGACTATGCTAAGATCCtgtggagaaaaggagaagctATTGGATTCTATTCTGTTAAACCTAAAG GAAGTGTTTCTAGGTCTTTTGCTAGTATGTGTTACCAGCTTCCAGTGCTAGACACGGCATTTGTGAGAAAGAAGCATCGTGGGAAAGACTTAGGGCTAATGATGTTAGAAGACTATGTGGATTCCTTTACTGAAGACGCTCTTGGCCTACGGTACCCACTGTCAACCTTCATGTGCACAG CTTGTAAGCAGTATTTTGAGAAGTACCCTGGGGATCATGACCTTTTGTATGAAGCAGAAGGAGTTGGATTGTGGTTCCAGAGAACATCCATTGCCACTGTATTGAAAAGGGAAGAGCTCAGAACTAAAG AAGCCTCTGCGAAAGAAAGAGTGAGTGTCCAGACAGAGGATCAGATTGCCAGTAATGCAGCAGACTCTGAAGCAAGTGAACAGATGACTGAACTAGAACCACAACTAACT attGACTCTCAAAAAGGCAGAGAATCATTAAATGTCCTTGCGAACACATCTGAAG accCTGGTGTTGCACTCATTTCTATTCGGACACGAAGCAGTCGTTTAAAACATCCcaggacaggaaaaaatagcCAGGATTCTGGACCTGAAACTTCCCAAGGAGATGAGGAAAGTGCTCATTATGTGTCACACCGCAG GCTAGAAGTTCGTGCCAACCTATTTGAACACTTTGAAGCCCTTTCAGAAGAACCTGAAGAGAATGTTGACGAAAGCAATGAGGAAACGATCACTGAAAACGAGGACCAGTCTGTATCAGAAATTGAGTTACATATATCGCCATCTGAGAAAGTGAGTGAGAAGGAG gAAACTCCATCTGAATCTCTTAATGGTGAAGTAGCAGAAAACACTGGGAAGACCTCACTTATGGCCGAAGAGGAAACAGCAAATGAAGCTCTAGGTGGTGAATCGAAATTGCAGTCTGAGAGTCAAGGAGAAGAACCTGTAACACTGCTCGTTCCATTTATCCTTGAATCTCCAGCAAAACCTTCAGAAGATACTGTATCAGATAAG GCTGTAAATGCAAATGATTCAGAAGCACTAACTGAAGAAAGTACATCAGTAGAGAAGGAGGGTTTAGAGGAAGACCAACAAgaatctgagaagaaaaagtCATCCACTGAAAATGCAGTTGCTTCAGCAACAAAGGAAGAACCCTCAGACAATGGCCTACCAAACAATGTGATAACTGAAGCAGCAGGAGaatctgtttctgaaaatgtgtCACCCAAAACAGCTTCCTCAGTGGAAGATCAAAATGAGGAAGCAGGGCACAACTCACAGGATGCCCCTGATACCTTAGGTCAAAGCTCTTTGATAGTGGTGGAACTGGAGGGTGTTTCTTTTCAGCAGTCTTCTGGACAAGAAGGACAGAAGAACCAGTTGGAAGAGCACTTGGAAGAGTCTGCTGATCAGTACACACAGACAGCAGCAGAACGGGCTGCTGACAGTAGCTCTGAGGAAGCAGAAATTGAGGTACCCATTGTGGATCGGAGAAATTTGCGAAGAAAGGCCAAAGGTTACAAAGGTCCTCccaagaaaaaaggaaagccagcttaa